The following proteins are co-located in the Deinococcus betulae genome:
- a CDS encoding ABC transporter ATP-binding protein: protein MAAGVKKAGGGATVAPPEPASSHALQLRGVWLRLGREAVLRGLEVDIPAGQGVTLLGENGAGKTTLLRLLAAGLRPTRGEGRLLGYDLRDSRAVRGVTHLMPVDGGLYPDLTGAENLRFALQMHGQSGDVAGALRRTGLTGAAERRARFFSAGMRKRLALARAHLLARPLTLVDEPFANLDEGGRALVQELLTELRAQGVTLIIAAHEPALAQAVAPRTLRLAGGQLHEEHRA, encoded by the coding sequence ATGGCTGCAGGTGTGAAGAAGGCCGGGGGCGGTGCAACGGTAGCCCCACCTGAACCCGCCTCTTCGCATGCCCTGCAACTGCGCGGGGTGTGGCTCAGACTGGGCCGGGAGGCGGTCTTGCGTGGCCTGGAGGTGGACATTCCTGCTGGCCAGGGCGTGACCCTGCTGGGCGAGAACGGTGCGGGCAAGACCACACTGCTGCGGCTGCTGGCCGCTGGCCTGCGGCCTACACGCGGCGAGGGCCGACTGCTGGGCTACGACCTGCGCGATAGCCGGGCGGTGCGGGGGGTCACCCACCTGATGCCCGTGGACGGTGGCCTCTACCCCGACCTGACCGGCGCGGAAAACCTGCGCTTTGCCCTGCAGATGCACGGGCAAAGCGGCGACGTGGCCGGAGCCCTGCGCCGAACTGGACTGACTGGGGCTGCCGAGCGCCGCGCCCGCTTTTTCTCGGCGGGAATGCGCAAGCGGCTGGCCCTGGCCCGCGCGCACCTGCTGGCCCGCCCCCTGACCCTGGTAGACGAGCCCTTCGCCAATCTGGACGAGGGAGGCCGCGCCCTGGTCCAGGAACTGCTGACCGAGTTGCGTGCCCAGGGGGTCACCCTCATCATTGCTGCCCATGAACCGGCACTGGCGCAGGCGGTGGCGCCGCGTACCCTGCGGCTGGCGGGCGGCCAGTTGCACGAGGAGCACCGCGCTTGA